The proteins below are encoded in one region of Vespa velutina chromosome 11, iVesVel2.1, whole genome shotgun sequence:
- the LOC124953055 gene encoding G protein-coupled receptor kinase 1 isoform X1 — MADLEAVLADVSYLMAMEKSKCTPAARASKKIVLPDPSVRSVMHKYLEKKNEVNFDKIFNQMLGYLLFKDFCETVAEEPIPQLRFYEEIKAYEKLECPEERRKLAREIYDNFIMKELLAHAHEYSAEAVSHVHKYLMKNEVPINLFEPYIEEIFNHLRGEPFKKFLESDKYTRFCQWKNLELNIQLTMNDFSVHRIIGRGGFGEVYGCRKADTGKMYAMKCLDKKRIKMKQGETLALNERIMLSLVSTGVDCPFIVCMTYAFHTPDKLCFILDLMNGGDLHYHLSQHGVFNEPEMKFYAAEVILGLEHMHRRYIVYRDLKPANILLDEHGHVRISDLGLACDFSKKKPHASVGTHGYMAPEVLSKGTPYDSSADWFSFGCMLYKLLKGHSPFRQHKTKDKHEIDRMTLTMNVELPETFSRELRSLLEGLLQRDINSRLGCRGGGADELKEHPFFNGIDWQQVYLQKYTPPLIPPRGEVNAADAFDIGSFDEEDTKGIKLTDADQDLYKNFPLVISERWQAEVAETVFETINNEADKMENKKKAKQKLRFDIDDEKGSDCILHGYIKKLGGPFASAWQTRYAKLYPNRLELHPESATKPELVFLDQIEEVGADLQHVKGEQCIVVRTKDAKIVLTNPDEISLKEWALSLRSAHKCSMEMLGNMARKAGKIYGTERDAVIPAMQRSTNGN, encoded by the exons ATGGCGGACCTAGAGGCGGTGCTGGCGGACGTCAGCTATTTGATGGCCATGGAAAAGAGCAAGTGTACGCCGGCTGCACGCGCTAGCAAGAAGATCGTTCTGCCCGATCCTAG TGTGAGAAGCGTAATGCATAAATATCttgagaagaagaacgaagtaaatttcgataaaatatttaatcaaatgttag gTTATCTTTTATTCAAAGACTTCTGTGAAACTGTAGCAGAGGAACCAATTCCACAACTTAGGTTTTATGAAGAG ATTAAAGCTTATGAAAAACTTGAATGCCctgaagaaaggagaaaacttGCTAGAGAAATCTATGATAATTTCATCATGAAAGAGTTACTTGCACATGCACAT GAATACTCAGCAGAAGCTGTTTCTCACGTACACAAGTACCTTATGAAAAATGAGGTTCCCATTAATTTGTTTgag CCTTatatagaagaaatttttaatcatttacgAGGCGAACCATTTAAGAAGTTCTTGGAAAG TGATAAATACACTCGTTTTTGTCAGTGGAAGAATTTAGAATTAAACATTCAG CTGACAATGAACGATTTTAGTGTACATCGGATTATAGGAAGAGGTGGATTTGGTGAAGTTTATGGTTGTCGAAAAGCAGATACTGGGAAAATGTATGCTATGAAGTGCCTCGAtaaaaaacgtataaaaatgaaacaggGTGAAACCTTGGCACTTAACGAAAGGATAATGCTCTCTCTAGTCAGTACTGGG gtGGATTGCCCATTTATAGTATGTATGACATACGCATTCCACACTCCagataaattatgttttatattggATTTAATGAATGGAGGTGATTTACATTATCATTTAAGTCAACATGGCGTATTTAACGAGccagaaatgaaattttatgcaGCCGAAGTAATTCTTGGATTAGAGCATATGCATCGCAGATATATAGTATATCGTGATTTAAAACCAGCAAATATTCTCTTAGATGAACATGGACATGTAAGAATATCAGATTTAGGATTAGCATGTGacttttcaaaaaagaaaccacATGCGAGCGT AGGTACACATGGATACATGGCACCGGAAGTTCTTTCAAAAGGTACACCATATGATTCGAGCGCGGACTGGTTTTCCTTTGGATGTATGCTGTATAAGCTTTTGAAAGGACACAGTCCTTTCAGACAACATAAAACTAAGGATAAACATGAAATTGACCGCATGACTCTCACTATG AATGTAGAATTACCCGAAACATTCTCGAGAGAACTGCGATCGCTTTTAGAAGGTTTACTACAAAGAGACATCAATAGCAGGCTCGGATGTCGTGGAGGAGGAGCTGATGAATTAAAAGAGCATCCATTTTTTAACGGGATAGATTGGCAGCAGGTCTATTTGCAAAAATATACACCTCCTTTAATACCACCTCGTGGAGAAGTGAATGCTGCAGACGCTTTCGATATTGGTTCATTCGATGAGGAAGACACGAAAGGCATCAAACTGACCGATGCTGATCaagatctatataaaaattttcctctTGTTATTTCTGAAAGGTGGCAAGCTGAAGTAGCCGAAACAGTTTTTGAGACAATTAACAACGAAGCAGATaag atggaaaacaagaaaaaagcgaAACAAAAATTGCGATTTGATATTGACGACGAAAAag GCTCTGATTGTATTTTAcatggatatataaaaaaattaggaGGTCCTTTTGCAAGCGCTTGGCAGACACGTTATGCTAAGTTATACCCAAATCGATTAGAGTTACATCCAGAATCTGCTACAAAACCTGAACTCGTATTCCTAGATCAG ATAGAGGAAGTTGGAGCTGACCTACAGCATGTAAAAGGAGAACAATGTATTGTTGTTCGTACGAAGGATGCCAAAATTGTACTTACGAATCCT gACGAGATAAGTTTAAAAGAGTGGGCATTGTCATTAAGATCAGCACACAAATGTTCGATGGAGATGCTCGGTAATATGGCAAGAAAAGCTGGCAAGATTTATGGGACTGAACGTGATGCCGTGATTCCGGCGATGCAGCGTTCAACGAACGGCAACTAG
- the LOC124953055 gene encoding G protein-coupled receptor kinase 1 isoform X2 — MHKYLEKKNEVNFDKIFNQMLGYLLFKDFCETVAEEPIPQLRFYEEIKAYEKLECPEERRKLAREIYDNFIMKELLAHAHEYSAEAVSHVHKYLMKNEVPINLFEPYIEEIFNHLRGEPFKKFLESDKYTRFCQWKNLELNIQLTMNDFSVHRIIGRGGFGEVYGCRKADTGKMYAMKCLDKKRIKMKQGETLALNERIMLSLVSTGVDCPFIVCMTYAFHTPDKLCFILDLMNGGDLHYHLSQHGVFNEPEMKFYAAEVILGLEHMHRRYIVYRDLKPANILLDEHGHVRISDLGLACDFSKKKPHASVGTHGYMAPEVLSKGTPYDSSADWFSFGCMLYKLLKGHSPFRQHKTKDKHEIDRMTLTMNVELPETFSRELRSLLEGLLQRDINSRLGCRGGGADELKEHPFFNGIDWQQVYLQKYTPPLIPPRGEVNAADAFDIGSFDEEDTKGIKLTDADQDLYKNFPLVISERWQAEVAETVFETINNEADKMENKKKAKQKLRFDIDDEKGSDCILHGYIKKLGGPFASAWQTRYAKLYPNRLELHPESATKPELVFLDQIEEVGADLQHVKGEQCIVVRTKDAKIVLTNPDEISLKEWALSLRSAHKCSMEMLGNMARKAGKIYGTERDAVIPAMQRSTNGN; from the exons ATGCATAAATATCttgagaagaagaacgaagtaaatttcgataaaatatttaatcaaatgttag gTTATCTTTTATTCAAAGACTTCTGTGAAACTGTAGCAGAGGAACCAATTCCACAACTTAGGTTTTATGAAGAG ATTAAAGCTTATGAAAAACTTGAATGCCctgaagaaaggagaaaacttGCTAGAGAAATCTATGATAATTTCATCATGAAAGAGTTACTTGCACATGCACAT GAATACTCAGCAGAAGCTGTTTCTCACGTACACAAGTACCTTATGAAAAATGAGGTTCCCATTAATTTGTTTgag CCTTatatagaagaaatttttaatcatttacgAGGCGAACCATTTAAGAAGTTCTTGGAAAG TGATAAATACACTCGTTTTTGTCAGTGGAAGAATTTAGAATTAAACATTCAG CTGACAATGAACGATTTTAGTGTACATCGGATTATAGGAAGAGGTGGATTTGGTGAAGTTTATGGTTGTCGAAAAGCAGATACTGGGAAAATGTATGCTATGAAGTGCCTCGAtaaaaaacgtataaaaatgaaacaggGTGAAACCTTGGCACTTAACGAAAGGATAATGCTCTCTCTAGTCAGTACTGGG gtGGATTGCCCATTTATAGTATGTATGACATACGCATTCCACACTCCagataaattatgttttatattggATTTAATGAATGGAGGTGATTTACATTATCATTTAAGTCAACATGGCGTATTTAACGAGccagaaatgaaattttatgcaGCCGAAGTAATTCTTGGATTAGAGCATATGCATCGCAGATATATAGTATATCGTGATTTAAAACCAGCAAATATTCTCTTAGATGAACATGGACATGTAAGAATATCAGATTTAGGATTAGCATGTGacttttcaaaaaagaaaccacATGCGAGCGT AGGTACACATGGATACATGGCACCGGAAGTTCTTTCAAAAGGTACACCATATGATTCGAGCGCGGACTGGTTTTCCTTTGGATGTATGCTGTATAAGCTTTTGAAAGGACACAGTCCTTTCAGACAACATAAAACTAAGGATAAACATGAAATTGACCGCATGACTCTCACTATG AATGTAGAATTACCCGAAACATTCTCGAGAGAACTGCGATCGCTTTTAGAAGGTTTACTACAAAGAGACATCAATAGCAGGCTCGGATGTCGTGGAGGAGGAGCTGATGAATTAAAAGAGCATCCATTTTTTAACGGGATAGATTGGCAGCAGGTCTATTTGCAAAAATATACACCTCCTTTAATACCACCTCGTGGAGAAGTGAATGCTGCAGACGCTTTCGATATTGGTTCATTCGATGAGGAAGACACGAAAGGCATCAAACTGACCGATGCTGATCaagatctatataaaaattttcctctTGTTATTTCTGAAAGGTGGCAAGCTGAAGTAGCCGAAACAGTTTTTGAGACAATTAACAACGAAGCAGATaag atggaaaacaagaaaaaagcgaAACAAAAATTGCGATTTGATATTGACGACGAAAAag GCTCTGATTGTATTTTAcatggatatataaaaaaattaggaGGTCCTTTTGCAAGCGCTTGGCAGACACGTTATGCTAAGTTATACCCAAATCGATTAGAGTTACATCCAGAATCTGCTACAAAACCTGAACTCGTATTCCTAGATCAG ATAGAGGAAGTTGGAGCTGACCTACAGCATGTAAAAGGAGAACAATGTATTGTTGTTCGTACGAAGGATGCCAAAATTGTACTTACGAATCCT gACGAGATAAGTTTAAAAGAGTGGGCATTGTCATTAAGATCAGCACACAAATGTTCGATGGAGATGCTCGGTAATATGGCAAGAAAAGCTGGCAAGATTTATGGGACTGAACGTGATGCCGTGATTCCGGCGATGCAGCGTTCAACGAACGGCAACTAG